One segment of Desulfonatronum sp. SC1 DNA contains the following:
- a CDS encoding AtpZ/AtpI family protein, which translates to MFFRSKSKYKDLMQPFSQAGLLGIHLVASTFVGALIGWYLDKWLDTKPTLFLLFLVFGIIAGFKNMYMETKKIQRELDKQDAAARQDKPQD; encoded by the coding sequence ATGTTTTTTCGATCCAAGTCCAAGTACAAAGACCTGATGCAGCCGTTCTCCCAGGCCGGCCTTTTGGGCATCCACCTCGTCGCGTCGACGTTCGTGGGTGCGCTCATCGGATGGTACCTGGACAAATGGTTGGATACAAAGCCCACGCTTTTTTTGCTTTTCTTGGTTTTTGGAATCATCGCCGGCTTCAAGAATATGTACATGGAAACCAAGAAGATTCAGAGGGAATTGGACAAACAGGATGCGGCCGCTCGGCAGGATAAACCACAGGATTGA